DNA sequence from the Spodoptera frugiperda isolate SF20-4 chromosome 15, AGI-APGP_CSIRO_Sfru_2.0, whole genome shotgun sequence genome:
GCGTTTTTCAAGAGGCAGCTAATGTTGTGGCAAGACTGCACTCCGTAACTATCTAAGGTAGAGTTAATTGATCGATAAAAATTAGCAAGAAAATCGAATTAAGATGCATGTCGCTAGCATCGAGTATGTGCAGCTTCTTGTTCCTTACTAAGTAGAAGAATTTCAATCGCGTAGattctaaagtatttttatggagAAAAACAACATACCACTATAGGATTGGAAGGCGTGTCTTCGGCGGAAACCGTAAGCAACGGGACTTCGTTGCTGTTGAGGGAATAGCAGAGAGGCTCCGCGCGTAAGTACGATCCTGATGGCAACTGCAAGCTCCATTGCCAAATCCGAGTCTGGTGAATAAAGGTGATTCATTTAATGGCAAAGTTACCTTTTTTACCTAcatgttatattaatataaagattacaaagcaaactcgtatttaGCAAAAAGGcacatttaatagaaaaataattacatactttaatgaataactatttatttatgagcAAAAACGCCGCAATATTAACATATGAGTAGAATCCTTTAGATGGTCGTTCTGATACCAAACCTCCTAATGATATGTTATCCACTATATAAAATCTATAAGGGAAATGAAAGTCATTTCCTGAATTACTTTGGACATTTACAGTGAAAAGGCTAGTTTTTATTCGTCCTTGATCGTTTATGATCGTTTACTAGAAAAGGCTATTCctagtcattatttttaaatgcttttaacatttcatttccTTTATTCGAGTTTTATAGCCCGAAGTATATCTAATTCGCATTTGCTCTAGGAACGTTAAATAGATAAATTTTTAACGTTTAAGTCCTTAAATAATGGACATAGACATGGGCAGTCTTATCATACACGTTTCGGACATAATTGAATTTCTTAGGTCTTCCCTTCTCTTCCTTTCTGCTTCTCCGtcttaaattttattctaaagAAGCAATATACAGAACGTAAATCAAGATCTTActgtttaatatacatatttcaaattcataaaaatcaaaatcgTTCAAGAATTCGACCAAAGAAGACTTGGGTAAAATAGACAAAAGTAACGTTTTAGAGTTAACTTGCTCACacatatataaaacaaatgctTACCATCATCATAGAATATGTAAAAGGGAAGTGGTATGCGATGTAGACAACATCGTTTGTGTGCGGGAAGTCAATGTTGAAGGTGACGGTCAGGTAGCATTTATTGTGATTGTTCTTCTGGTTTGCGTAGTGGTAGCTGTTCCGATAGTAGCAGATGTCGGAGCCAGCCCGCACCCAACCTGGCGACAAGCGCTATATGAAAGGTATATCAATCTAAAACAACTCATGTTAAAACTGTTATTGAAAGCAAAAATTATTAGCAATATTTAGGGCTttgcggtttaccggggctctggctcgaaaggcaggagtaggaatggtaACAACagtacaacaacaacaacaacagtaGGAACGGTAGTCAGTACAACAAAAACAGTAGGAAcggtagtcagtaagagtctgacactccctctcgcctcgcccaaggcgagagaggtaattgaaaaaaaaatgcatcaCAATATTTCAGTATTTAGCTAAGAATCTTTTCCCACACATTCGTGGAAGATGCCAAGGAACTTGCACAAACGGTCTGTTATTTAAACTCAACCTTATATCATATACATAAGGACTGCGAAACAGTACATACAGAATTCATCTAGCAGTACATACCTGGTCTCCCATTAACTGCTTCCTTCACAGAATACATGACGGGCTTCATACCGAAGTTGAACTGACTGTCAGACTTCTCGCAGTTCACGATATTGAATATGTAAGGGCGGCCCTGCTGCATGTTGCGGACCTCAAAGTAGAACCACTGGTGACGCTTCGTCGAGTTCACATCTGGCATGAGAATCAGCTCGTACTCTCTCGGACCTACCTGAAGTTACTCATTTTGtagatatgaatattatttgtaCTATGGATAAAGACGAATTTGAATCATTTGATCATTAATAATTATGgtgtatcaataaattaaatagtgaCACAATAAATGATACAATGAAAGATACGACGGATGTTTTGttccgtaataaaaaaaacatacgtaCGTacacattagaacttgaaaacAAATCGAACTTCGACCAGtattgttttatacttaattaatacaaactaataatcagatttttcatattttttaaagtatagttaattaatattaggtaGATTCTGTTCTCCATTATTCCAACCATTACCTGAATAGCTTTTCTCAGATTTCCAGACTCAAACCTTGACTCAAATGTAAGTCTTGAGGAGTAACTATTGACTTTGGTGATCTCCTGCTCATCCGTATTAGTCAAGCCTATACTTTCTGAGCTGAAACTAAGAACAAAGTATACAACTAGACTGACATACGTTAAAGAgatattgacaaaaataaatatatttattcagaAGTTGACCGAATGATCAAAATTTAACTATAACGTAAGCACCCTAGGTGTTATCTGTACCTCTCAGTATAGTATTTATTAGCAACTCTGTTAACCTTTTTTGAGCTGAAGAGTCAGTATTAGCAGAAGCGCTGCATAGCTGATCTAAATCATAAACCGTCTCATTCATGTATGCTTCTGGGTTGATTGCTCTATCTACACAAGACAATAGTTTCATTCTGAAAAAAGGAAACACAacatttaatgttaaattatcCATAAACCAAGTCTTTTAGTTAGTAACCGTATTTGCATTGCGCTTCAAGTTCAACAACGATTATGACgttatagatttaaaaatagatatatAGAATAAATAGTGAATATTCTTGATTCTGCCTGTAtagcagtttaaaaaaattgcacaaCTCAAAATTAACGTTTCGATTTTCAATAACTATACAGTACAATAAGTCACGATAGACGTTGGTGACGTAAAATACAACGTGAAATTAAATATGAAGCACCAACCTGCATGCACTTCGCTCCATCTTGTTCAAGGGCTCAGGATGGTTGAGACCGTGGCCTCCCATCATGTCAGGGTAGGCTACCTTGACGAAGGGTATCACACTCTTCACCCGAGTAGATATCGTACAGTACACACTCGAAAACGTGGTGAACTTGGAAATGTCTTTATGAATCTTCAACGACGACCATGACGTTGTAGCTGTTGAAAATGAAGATTACTCACAATATTTTCACAGTGGAATGttctagataaatattttattattaaaggtaCTCACAACTACTCTCATGAATTTTATGTTGTTGTAAAAATGACGACGTCTGCCCTGGTCCCAAGACATTTTCATAGTCAGTATTACCCAAAACGGTAGTTAGAGATAGATTTAAGTTAGAGGTGGCACCCCTGTTCCCACTGGTTTGTGGAAATAGAAAATCTTCTAATATCGACCCTCTAGAATTCGATCGACTTTTAACAAGCCTTATTTGCTTGTTGTATGAACcaaattctttaaaataaataaaatacctgcaaacaaaaattattcagatgtataaaattagaaattacattACGATACATTTTATTGTCTACTAGACTATTTTTCGAGTTGCATTTAAAGAATAGTTTCTATTAAAGATACTGCcgcaaatatgtatgtaatattcatTCTGATGATAACTATAAAACCACTTCATTTCAAATCTGATAATTAATGGCTACATAAGAAAACAATTATTGTCACAGCTGTAGAAATAGTATTAACATTACAAGAGCcattagtataaaaaatattacttttttaagtcTTCTAAGTCTCTCTCATTAGGATTGATCCAGAGTGTACTTTGCAAACTGTCTCCActctttgtattgttttgtagCAGCACTTTTTCCGATTCTTCTACGCTTTCCGATTTCAATTCATGTTCGTCAAAATCCATATCTGGGAATTCATCAATGCCGTCTATATCCGTATCTGGACCATCATCTTCTAAATCTGAATTTACAGTCTTGGAATCTGAGTTAGCTGCTTCTTCCTCGTCTTCATGACACGGCCATGATGCATTTGTGCCTGTAAATAAATTTGGAAAAGCGTGAAACTACTATCATACTTCTCATTGGTTTTATCACTTACTGTGAAATCGTAGATGGCTAAAAAAGGTATAGTACTATGATGTTCGgcctttataataataaattactcgAATCGAgtctaaaatttaatatttgccAGGGTTGTGGTTACTCGACCGTTCCTCAATCTATTTAGATTCacatatgtaataaataatacatttttcataccTTTCAAAATAGGGTTCAGATTGAATGACGCTGGACTGGATACAGCTACCGGCAATGCTTGGTGCTTCAAGCATAACGTTATAACTGAGCATACACGTGCTAATAGGCCATCGAATTCAGGTTCATCAGGACATTGCGAGCAGAATCTGTGCAATGTTTGAACATGTTTCTTCGTACATAGTGCTCTCCGTCCAGCCTCTGAGAAATGAACATTATCTATGATTTATTGAAGAGCCATTAAGTATCTTTGGTTGGTTTGAAAAATGGTAGTGAACTGATCTTAATTGTATCAGGCAAATAGATTCCGGTTGCGATGTTAAAAGCATTCATAGCATAGCAGACCTTCGTACAGATGGTACGTTTAATCATTtcagtagaaaaataaaatgatgtaattttaaaatttggaAAAAAGGATTAACTTAATTTCTTAGTATTACCAGTAGCGTTGGCTGAAAAAATAGTAGCATTATCGGTCcgaacattttaaaatagatacGTACTAATATTGCAAAGATGCTGCAGAGTCTGAAGGATGTGTGCGCATATCTTGAGCCTCATGCGTCCTTCGTAGCGATCCCACCGGTCGAACACCCTGAGAAGCACGCTACAGAGGCCTGTCTTCACGATCTGCATGCAGCACACCTCTGTGTGAGTTACGCACGTGTGATCAAGTGACAAACACATGGCGCATTGGACATGCAAACATAAATTGTCAACAGAACATAGCAAAGATTCATTAGCGACAAAAATAATCCGAACTTGTTGGTAAAAGTAAGGCTGTGTTGCGTGTCACGAAACAAAACCGTCTTGTGATATCATTCGACTGTGATAAATTATTGTGTGTCAGCCTATGGATTGTGTGCGACCTATTGTCTTTAGTACACATAATGTTCAAACAATTAATCACGTAGAAACAAAGATAAAGatgatcattattttaataaaataaatgatattgttCACTTAACtatttttactgaaataatCAATAGCATCGAGGCAAAGCCGGAGTCTAGCAGTCGGGATGAAGCCGAGGCTGACCAAGACACGCTCGTAAGTCGCAACAACACCATCACGGATCAAAATGGAGGTTGTAACCGCTGAAATTTAAAAGTACCGTTTTACCATTTTGAGATTcgtgagaaaatattaattaatattattataaaattgtttttatacagACAATTACTAAAACATCAGTcaagttacaatattttaacaaagCAGTTAGTATGCGAGTAGCAAGTACAActcaagagaaaaataaaatccaatacACATGGCATGAAACTTACTATTCTTGGCCAATTGTTTCATAATGACAAGTAAAGggaaaatgattttattatccGTGAAGTGTCCCTTTAATATAAGATGCATAGTCCTTACGCATCCCAGCATCCTTACTTTCATCGCGAATTTTGGATCTGGAATCAAAAATGAGgtattctataataatattggggatgcataaaacaatttatgaaatgaaaaaatgagtattcatttaaaatcaatatgtgTAACCTCGTGAGCTAAGAGGTGCAAGTATCCATAGCAGATCTTGCAGCGCCAACTCGGTGCCAGCGTGTCGGTCCCTCTTGTCATGCATGGTGCTGATTACCTTGCGTACGATTACTTGTGTGCCTTTTATCTGAATGAAGTCTTGTGCGCACTGATGCCGGGCCAAGTTGTTAGCTGGAAGCAACCGCGTAAGTAAGTTAGGATCCGTACCTCTCGGCGCTAGCGAGGCGAGGATCCATACGAGGTCCTGCAGCATCAGCTCGGTGCCAACGTTGCCGTCGCGTTTGGCGTGCGTAGTTATCATCGTGCGGATCACCACCTGCGTGCCGTTTATCGATATGAAGTGCTGTGAGCACTGCTGCCTCGCGAGGTTGTTCGCTGAAATTGTCGATATCGACAAgttttgtaatacaattttGTACAGGGAGATTATTTTACTTATGCTTTATTATCCAGTATTTAGTTTGTTATTGATTAAATTTGcatttaattattgattatgtgTAAAGGAAGTTTGACATTTACAAGGCGGCTGTTGTTTATGTAATTGAAATTCATAAATAAGTCAATgttgaaatattatgttaatttgatTGAACACTGTAGTGCAGTGAAATGACAATTGAATTGACAATAGCTCCGATATTACACATTACAAGGTTGTATTGTCAACTGGTCCAATGTCACATAAGTGAGATCTTCTTAAATGTCAGTAGGTAGGCCAAAAGGAGGCACCAAGTAGAAAGGGTATAAGaagcaaatatttaaatgtcaCAGTTGCTTAATCTTCTACGTGCAGTCTTTTAAACTCAAAAGCAAAATGtgcaattataaaacaaaacgtgtTAAATCGTTCGAGTTAATCTTAGCGGCTTTTTTCTTGTAACACGTATTTTGTTACTTCGTTTGAACAAAGGATTAATGCATGCAGTGCTGTACaagatattatttgtattatattgatTAGTTCGTGTCGCATTATTGATTTGTACACTTTGCAATAAATACCAACGTATTTACATTATAAGCGGCACACGGGACATACCCTTCTTATTAAGTGGAGgcactttattttctttgcctgacttttttgtttctttcttcTTGATCCCCGATGTTTCAGTGGGaactaattatttaaaaatcttgctCATTAAATTGTAACGAaggctattatttatttattggtttcaatattttatttccattgcctataaataagatttataagTGGCATGCTTCACGCCCATGCTTGCCTGATCATGATCTATAAATTTGATCCAAAATGTCATTTTCAATGGATTTATTTCGTAACATAATATCAATATGTCATATCGGATGACATAGCTAAAGGTGGTCGTAGGCAGAAATACTGTCGATAGTGATCTTGGTCGCGTCTTTTAAATCTAGATGATGCAATATCGAAGGCAATTTAAACTAATGTTGATTTGGCTTTGGCTTTGTCTGTaagtagtaataattatttacctgaACATTTTTTTCCTTTCCCTTGTTTCAAACATAAAACTTCCCTTAATATTGACGTAATGTATGTGGCTGTTGGAGTGTCTCTGGTGTTCTGgaaataaaagtgaaaatattttcatatttgccccaaaataaataaacaaagcgtTGTATTATTTGTAGGTGCATTGATTAATGTACGAGTATACTAACTTCCAATATGGCAAGGAGCATCTGAAGGGCTCCTGACTGTTTGTTCCATAATTTATCCAATGTGCTCTGTCGAACATGTTTATCTGAAAACAAAAGTAGTTAGGAATAAATCAACGTGTCCAAACATAAATTACATTCGATAGTTTTTGTATGTAGTGACATTTGAATATTGGTGTGAATGTCAGAACGTAGGGTCGTCGCCGGTGCGTGGAGAGGGCGTCCTCGTGCGTCGGTACGAGCGCGATGACCGTGCGTATGCGCCGACTGGCTGCCACCGCGCCGCTTCCGCGAGTCTTTTTGTTCTCGTACTACAACTGGAGCAGATCATCGGGCTCCGAGGCCGACTAGTGGTCTTtctaaagtattattatagcCGTAAATATCTCCATTCCGGTATAATTGCGCCATGTCTGGCGGTACATTTTGTTCCTATACTATATCAATCCTGTTTGTCAAATCGTCAACAAGTTTAATTGAACCTGCCAAAGTATATCGTTCGCAATCATTTCAAATGTCCTTATTGACTGTtatgcaaattttattaaacgtttCATTACGATTATTGGGATATAATTTCGGCTGATTAAGCATTAAGGTAGCGTTTTTGTGCTACTTATATATAAGGTTTATGAACCagcaatttaattaatatacagaTAAATTGTTCGTTGctggcaataaaataaaaccagacCCATTCAACGAgttataataggtaggtatgtctttataggtaggtataagtcgattgtgtttttataaatcttattaacattaaataaaattggtaacGACAGAGTATAGTTTATCTACAGTACGTACAGAATTGAACTAACAAAGATAGTTAGTAGAAGATAACCATGTAAAAATCTTGACCATTGGTTACGGAAGTGcataatttatttcaagtacATTGTTGTTTATGTCGTATCGAAATGTGCATATGGCCTAGTGGGGCAGTAGTGACAATGACATGCCGTCTCGCTGGCGCTGCTGGCGGGTCGCCAGCGGGGCACACGCGTGGCTGCGACGTCACAACTACGGCTTCTGGGCGGGCAGCGGCCGCGTCCACCCGCCGCGGCTCTAAATACGCGGGACGCCATTTCTAGAACATACTCACTCTGCCGTAGCAACTAACTACCAACAGACCGGACGCTACCGAAATGTAATTATGATTACAAGCTTCAGGAAATTTCGAATACCTCTTTATACTCGTGTCTGAACTGGCAATGGATCAGGAAATTATCAGCAAGAATAATAGATAGAAAAACTATGGCATACCATACATTCAATATATGCAGACTAATTTATTTCTTGTTGATTTGGATACTAAGTGATGTGATTTACACTTTCACAGTCCGCCTCATGCCAGCACGTTTCATTAAGGGCATTGACAGCTATTTGATTGGCATCGCAAGTGATCGCTTCAGAATGAACGACCTTACTGACACAAACATGGCTTCTTCATTATAAAGCCTTTGGTAGAGGGATAATTAACGGGCGTGTAATTGTGCGGGATACGAATACGACGCTTGATGTGTGTAGTACGCTCAATTACATCGGTTACACTACTAGCACTGCCGAGTGCCAATAgcaaaattgtaaacatgtcCCTGTCTGCAGCTGgcagatatttaatattatcaaatatcaAGATTGGCATCATTTACATGTGAGAATTTTGATacttatatgtacctactatagTAATGAGATTCCAATGTCAAAGAACTCGTGTAGGTATCTTGAAGTTGTAGCTCGAGTTGCATTGCCTTGACTTTTTTGAAGGtctatttttgttaaaacttaTAAGAGAAATAAGTTATCCGGATCAcagtatgtataattatgtctaaGGAAATCCAAACCAGAAATATTATGAGGATTTTAAATGCTTAAGGAGAGATTGAATACAAACTCTACAAAGGAAATGAGTCAGGACAGCTTTTCATGTGGATTATAAGAGACATATTAAACTTCCTTAGCACATCTGACACTAATCTTAGTTTACAGCGCAAATCTTCTATCTCTAAACTTTGCAGAGAAAACActcgtatttattttactaaaagtttatttttaatagtgtcATGTCGCGGGCAGAAGACGTTAATTCATTCTGTTCAATTAATTTAGTCTCAAAAGAAAATGTCaacagtttctatttatttattggtttccTTCATGTCACTGTTTCTGCGTGAAAAAACTGCGTTGATTAATTGCAATTTTTTTGGTcgatttcatttttattcaatctGATTA
Encoded proteins:
- the LOC118279648 gene encoding cytosolic carboxypeptidase 1 isoform X12 — its product is MITTHAKRDGNVGTELMLQDLVWILASLAPRDPKFAMKVRMLGCVRTMHLILKGHFTDNKIIFPLLVIMKQLAKNTVTTSILIRDGVVATYERVLVSLGFIPTARLRLCLDAIDYFSKNKVCCMQIVKTGLCSVLLRVFDRWDRYEGRMRLKICAHILQTLQHLCNIKAGRRALCTKKHVQTLHRFCSQCPDEPEFDGLLARVCSVITLCLKHQALPVAVSSPASFNLNPILKGTNASWPCHEDEEEAANSDSKTVNSDLEDDGPDTDIDGIDEFPDMDFDEHELKSESVEESEKVLLQNNTKSGDSLQSTLWINPNERDLEDLKKYFIYFKEFGSYNKQIRLVKSRSNSRGSILEDFLFPQTSGNRGATSNLNLSLTTVLGNTDYENVLGPGQTSSFLQQHKIHESSSTTSWSSLKIHKDISKFTTFSSVYCTISTRVKSVIPFVKVAYPDMMGGHGLNHPEPLNKMERSACRMKLLSCVDRAINPEAYMNETVYDLDQLCSASANTDSSAQKSFSSESIGLTNTDEQEITKVNSYSSRLTFESRFESGNLRKAIQVGPREYELILMPDVNSTKRHQWFYFEVRNMQQGRPYIFNIVNCEKSDSQFNFGMKPVMYSVKEAVNGRPGWVRAGSDICYYRNSYHYANQKNNHNKCYLTVTFNIDFPHTNDVVYIAYHFPFTYSMMMTRIWQWSLQLPSGSYLRAEPLCYSLNSNEVPLLTVSAEDTPSNPIVDREIVFLTARVHPGESNASWVMDGTLGCLLGPSIAAAALRAKYVFKIVPMLNVEGVINGCHRCGLTNEDLNRRWCKPSPVLHPSIYHTKGLIEYLVRVWKKPPLVYCDYHGHSRKKNVFFYGCAGAESWCSNDRIVPDEPVKYLMLPALMHRISPAFALGSCSFRVERERESTARVTVWRHLGVTRSYTMEASFCGFDRGPFKGFHLNTHHLQSVGSDFCEALNGLNDTATNVDIQLTKDLNGNIVEINIKGADRDKDNDSEIAVDSEPGSGSDSVLKTDSDEDFD
- the LOC118279648 gene encoding cytosolic carboxypeptidase 1 isoform X6, with amino-acid sequence MSAFRMADEAAADCLFERLRLHQQRAPDSAEVARAITARINSRLTSHDKHVRQSTLDKLWNKQSGALQMLLAILENTRDTPTATYITSILREVLCLKQGKGKKCSVPTETSGIKKKETKKSGKENKVPPLNKKANNLARQQCSQHFISINGTQVVIRTMITTHAKRDGNVGTELMLQDLVWILASLAPRDPKFAMKVRMLGCVRTMHLILKGHFTDNKIIFPLLVIMKQLAKNTVTTSILIRDGVVATYERVLVSLGFIPTARLRLCLDAIDYFSKNKVCCMQIVKTGLCSVLLRVFDRWDRYEGRMRLKICAHILQTLQHLCNIKAGRRALCTKKHVQTLHRFCSQCPDEPEFDGLLARVCSVITLCLKHQALPVAVSSPASFNLNPILKGTNASWPCHEDEEEAANSDSKTVNSDLEDDGPDTDIDGIDEFPDMDFDEHELKSESVEESEKVLLQNNTKSGDSLQSTLWINPNERDLEDLKKYFIYFKEFGSYNKQIRLVKSRSNSRGSILEDFLFPQTSGNRGATSNLNLSLTTVLGNTDYENVLGPGQTSSFLQQHKIHESSSTTSWSSLKIHKDISKFTTFSSVYCTISTRVKSVIPFVKVAYPDMMGGHGLNHPEPLNKMERSACRMKLLSCVDRAINPEAYMNETVYDLDQLCSASANTDSSAQKSFSSESIGLTNTDEQEITKVNSYSSRLTFESRFESGNLRKAIQVGPREYELILMPDVNSTKRHQWFYFEVRNMQQGRPYIFNIVNCEKSDSQFNFGMKPVMYSVKEAVNGRPGWVRAGSDICYYRNSYHYANQKNNHNKCYLTVTFNIDFPHTNDVVYIAYHFPFTYSMMMTRIWQWSLQLPSGSYLRAEPLCYSLNSNEVPLLTVSAEDTPSNPIVDREIVFLTARVHPGESNASWVMDGTLGCLLGPSIAAAALRAKYVFKIVPMLNVEGVINGCHRCGLTNEDLNRRWCKPSPVLHPSIYHTKGLIEYLVRVWKKPPLVYCDYHGHSRKKNVFFYGCAGAESWCSNDRIVPDEPVKYLMLPALMHRISPAFALGSCSFRVERERESTARVTVWRHLGVTRSYTMEASFCGFDRGPFKGFHLNTHHLQSVGSDFCEALNGLNDTATNVDIQLTKDLNGNIVEINIKGADRDKDNDSEIAVDSEPGSGSDSVLKTDSDEDFD
- the LOC118279648 gene encoding cytosolic carboxypeptidase 1 isoform X9, producing the protein MSGTDKTTESSAQTQDIAKPKRKSFRMADEAAADCLFERLRLHQQRAPDSAEVARAITARINSRLTSHDKHVRQSTLDKLWNKQSGALQMLLAILENTRDTPTATYITSILREVLCLKQGKGKKCSANNLARQQCSQHFISINGTQVVIRTMITTHAKRDGNVGTELMLQDLVWILASLAPRDPKFAMKVRMLGCVRTMHLILKGHFTDNKIIFPLLVIMKQLAKNTVTTSILIRDGVVATYERVLVSLGFIPTARLRLCLDAIDYFSKNKVCCMQIVKTGLCSVLLRVFDRWDRYEGRMRLKICAHILQTLQHLCNIKAGRRALCTKKHVQTLHRFCSQCPDEPEFDGLLARVCSVITLCLKHQALPVAVSSPASFNLNPILKGTNASWPCHEDEEEAANSDSKTVNSDLEDDGPDTDIDGIDEFPDMDFDEHELKSESVEESEKVLLQNNTKSGDSLQSTLWINPNERDLEDLKKYFIYFKEFGSYNKQIRLVKSRSNSRGSILEDFLFPQTSGNRGATSNLNLSLTTVLGNTDYENVLGPGQTSSFLQQHKIHESSSTTSWSSLKIHKDISKFTTFSSVYCTISTRVKSVIPFVKVAYPDMMGGHGLNHPEPLNKMERSACRMKLLSCVDRAINPEAYMNETVYDLDQLCSASANTDSSAQKSFSSESIGLTNTDEQEITKVNSYSSRLTFESRFESGNLRKAIQVGPREYELILMPDVNSTKRHQWFYFEVRNMQQGRPYIFNIVNCEKSDSQFNFGMKPVMYSVKEAVNGRPGWVRAGSDICYYRNSYHYANQKNNHNKCYLTVTFNIDFPHTNDVVYIAYHFPFTYSMMMTRIWQWSLQLPSGSYLRAEPLCYSLNSNEVPLLTVSAEDTPSNPIVDREIVFLTARVHPGESNASWVMDGTLGCLLGPSIAAAALRAKYVFKIVPMLNVEGVINGCHRCGLTNEDLNRRWCKPSPVLHPSIYHTKGLIEYLVRVWKKPPLVYCDYHGHSRKKNVFFYGCAGAESWCSNDRIVPDEPVKYLMLPALMHRISPAFALGSCSFRVERERESTARVTVWRHLGVTRSYTMEASFCGFDRGPFKGFHLNTHHLQSVGSDFCEALNGLNDTATNVDIQLTKDLNGNIVEINIKGADRDKDNDSEIAVDSEPGSGSDSVLKTDSDEDFD
- the LOC118279648 gene encoding cytosolic carboxypeptidase 1 isoform X10; translated protein: MSGTDKTTESSAQTQDIAKPKRKSFRMADEAAADCLFERLRLHQQRAPDSAEVARAITARINSRLTSHDKHVRQSTLDKLWNKQSGALQMLLAILENTRDTPTATYITSILREVLCLKQGKGKKCSVPTETSGIKKKETKKSGKENKVPPLNKKANNLARQQCSQHFISINGTQVVIRTMITTHAKRDGNVGTELMLQDLVWILASLAPRDPKFAMKVRMLGCVRTMHLILKGHFTDNKIIFPLLVIMKQLAKNKVCCMQIVKTGLCSVLLRVFDRWDRYEGRMRLKICAHILQTLQHLCNIKAGRRALCTKKHVQTLHRFCSQCPDEPEFDGLLARVCSVITLCLKHQALPVAVSSPASFNLNPILKGTNASWPCHEDEEEAANSDSKTVNSDLEDDGPDTDIDGIDEFPDMDFDEHELKSESVEESEKVLLQNNTKSGDSLQSTLWINPNERDLEDLKKYFIYFKEFGSYNKQIRLVKSRSNSRGSILEDFLFPQTSGNRGATSNLNLSLTTVLGNTDYENVLGPGQTSSFLQQHKIHESSSTTSWSSLKIHKDISKFTTFSSVYCTISTRVKSVIPFVKVAYPDMMGGHGLNHPEPLNKMERSACRMKLLSCVDRAINPEAYMNETVYDLDQLCSASANTDSSAQKSFSSESIGLTNTDEQEITKVNSYSSRLTFESRFESGNLRKAIQVGPREYELILMPDVNSTKRHQWFYFEVRNMQQGRPYIFNIVNCEKSDSQFNFGMKPVMYSVKEAVNGRPGWVRAGSDICYYRNSYHYANQKNNHNKCYLTVTFNIDFPHTNDVVYIAYHFPFTYSMMMTRIWQWSLQLPSGSYLRAEPLCYSLNSNEVPLLTVSAEDTPSNPIVDREIVFLTARVHPGESNASWVMDGTLGCLLGPSIAAAALRAKYVFKIVPMLNVEGVINGCHRCGLTNEDLNRRWCKPSPVLHPSIYHTKGLIEYLVRVWKKPPLVYCDYHGHSRKKNVFFYGCAGAESWCSNDRIVPDEPVKYLMLPALMHRISPAFALGSCSFRVERERESTARVTVWRHLGVTRSYTMEASFCGFDRGPFKGFHLNTHHLQSVGSDFCEALNGLNDTATNVDIQLTKDLNGNIVEINIKGADRDKDNDSEIAVDSEPGSGSDSVLKTDSDEDFD
- the LOC118279648 gene encoding cytosolic carboxypeptidase 1 isoform X11 → MSGTDKTTESSAQTQDIAKPKRKSFRMADEAAADCLFERLRLHQQRAPDSAEVARAITARINSRLTSHDKHVRQSTLDKLWNKQSGALQMLLAILENTRDTPTATYITSILREVLCLKQGKGKKCSVPTETSGIKKKETKKSGKENKVPPLNKKANNLARQQCSQHFISINGTQVVIRTMITTHAKRDGNVGTELMLQDLVWILASLAPRDPKFAMKVRMLGCVRTMHLILKGHFTDNKIIFPLLVIMKQLAKNTVTTSILIRDGVVATYERVLVSLGFIPTARLRLCLDAIDYFSKNKAGRRALCTKKHVQTLHRFCSQCPDEPEFDGLLARVCSVITLCLKHQALPVAVSSPASFNLNPILKGTNASWPCHEDEEEAANSDSKTVNSDLEDDGPDTDIDGIDEFPDMDFDEHELKSESVEESEKVLLQNNTKSGDSLQSTLWINPNERDLEDLKKYFIYFKEFGSYNKQIRLVKSRSNSRGSILEDFLFPQTSGNRGATSNLNLSLTTVLGNTDYENVLGPGQTSSFLQQHKIHESSSTTSWSSLKIHKDISKFTTFSSVYCTISTRVKSVIPFVKVAYPDMMGGHGLNHPEPLNKMERSACRMKLLSCVDRAINPEAYMNETVYDLDQLCSASANTDSSAQKSFSSESIGLTNTDEQEITKVNSYSSRLTFESRFESGNLRKAIQVGPREYELILMPDVNSTKRHQWFYFEVRNMQQGRPYIFNIVNCEKSDSQFNFGMKPVMYSVKEAVNGRPGWVRAGSDICYYRNSYHYANQKNNHNKCYLTVTFNIDFPHTNDVVYIAYHFPFTYSMMMTRIWQWSLQLPSGSYLRAEPLCYSLNSNEVPLLTVSAEDTPSNPIVDREIVFLTARVHPGESNASWVMDGTLGCLLGPSIAAAALRAKYVFKIVPMLNVEGVINGCHRCGLTNEDLNRRWCKPSPVLHPSIYHTKGLIEYLVRVWKKPPLVYCDYHGHSRKKNVFFYGCAGAESWCSNDRIVPDEPVKYLMLPALMHRISPAFALGSCSFRVERERESTARVTVWRHLGVTRSYTMEASFCGFDRGPFKGFHLNTHHLQSVGSDFCEALNGLNDTATNVDIQLTKDLNGNIVEINIKGADRDKDNDSEIAVDSEPGSGSDSVLKTDSDEDFD